A section of the Macadamia integrifolia cultivar HAES 741 chromosome 9, SCU_Mint_v3, whole genome shotgun sequence genome encodes:
- the LOC122089223 gene encoding 26S proteasome non-ATPase regulatory subunit 7 homolog A-like, whose amino-acid sequence MKDVDQLSGHEVDMHVRLLVWRYLSRYLYLPVPFEEDDKDPSIWFLDHNYHEAMFSMFKRINDKEHVVGWYRPKTAGK is encoded by the exons ATGAAAGATGTGGATCAACTAAGTGGCCATGAGGTAGATATGCATGTAAGGCTGCTTGTTTGGAGATACCTCTCTAGATACTTATACCTTCCTG TGCCctttgaagaagatgataaggACCCAAGCATCTGGTTTCTTGACCACAACTACCATGAAGCAATGTTTTCTATGTTCAAGAGAATAAATG ACAAGGAGCATGTTGTTGGTTGGTATAGGCCCAAAACTGCGGGAAAATGA